The DNA region CATTATGGCTTGATGCGTACGATATTACGTACACAATGAAGGAGGTGTTAAAAAATGAAGACAGTCGCTGTCACCAAAGCAAGATCAAATTTGTACAGATTAATCGACGAGGTCAATGAATTTAGTGAACCAATTCAAATTAACGGAAAGCGGGGGAATGCTATTTTGATTTCTGAGGAAGATTGGCGTTCAATTCAGGAGACACTTTATTTAATTTCAATTCCGGGAATGAGAGAATCAATTATTGAGGGAATGAAAACTCCGGTTGATGAGTGCTCCGAGGAAGTCGAATGGTGAAATGGAAATTGGTCTATACCAGTCAAGCGAGAAAAGATGCGAAAAAAATTGCTGCAGCCGGACTTAAAGAAAAGGTAATCTTCTTGTTGAAAATTCTCGAACAGAATCCTTTTCAAACTCCTCCCCCTTTTGAAAAACTAATCGGCGATTTGGAAGGCGCTTATTCCCGCCGAATTAATATTCAGCATAGACTTGTTTATCAAATATTAGACGAAGAGAAAATTGTCAAAATTATTCGGATGTGGACACATTATGAGTGAGCATAATGGTTAATTAAGTTCTTACATTTTGCTCAAAGTAGTGAGTAATTTTACTCAATCAATTGAGTAAATTGTAAGTTTGGAAATGTGCAAAACTGCCGCAATCCGCGACGTTGCTTCTCCGATCGACGTGGAATGGAAATCAATCATTTCTTCCGAAAATAGACCTCAAGCCCACGGACAAGAATCTAATTAACTCCCCTATAATAATAATTTGGTAAAAATTTATTTATCTACAACTTCTGGATTCTATATTTCCCCACTACATTTTTTTAATATTTCCCGAAATTCCCTTGACTTTCTCTAAACAATATCTTATATTACTTACGATAAATGTAAACAAAAACAGAAAACGTAAATAAAAGAGGTAATGGTAAGGTAATCGTGAACAGGGAAAGTCAAAAATTAAAACAAATATTTGAAACTGCGCAGGACTTATTTTTTCGCTATGGAATTCGGCGGGTAACGGTGGAGGAAATTTGCCGCACTGCTGGTGTGAGCAAGATGACTTTTTACAAATATTTCAAAAATAAAATTGATTTGGTGAAAAAATTGATGGAAAAAATTTATGACCAGGCATTGGCTGAATAT from Calditrichota bacterium includes:
- a CDS encoding type II toxin-antitoxin system Phd/YefM family antitoxin, encoding MKTVAVTKARSNLYRLIDEVNEFSEPIQINGKRGNAILISEEDWRSIQETLYLISIPGMRESIIEGMKTPVDECSEEVEW
- a CDS encoding Txe/YoeB family addiction module toxin, with product MKWKLVYTSQARKDAKKIAAAGLKEKVIFLLKILEQNPFQTPPPFEKLIGDLEGAYSRRINIQHRLVYQILDEEKIVKIIRMWTHYE
- a CDS encoding TetR/AcrR family transcriptional regulator codes for the protein MFETAQDLFFRYGIRRVTVEEICRTAGVSKMTFYKYFKNKIDLVKKLMEKIYDQALAEY